Proteins from one Halopseudomonas pelagia genomic window:
- a CDS encoding NAD(P)/FAD-dependent oxidoreductase, with amino-acid sequence MLSLTPQNQPAPSWYIASANMRLNCPPLAGVVEADVCIVGGGYTGVNTAIELAERGLSVVLLEASQIGWGASGRNGGQLIRGVGHGLEQFTNVIGEQGVRELKLMGLEAVQLVKRRVEKHDIACDLTWGYADLANKPRHLDAFRAEMQELRELGYGAEMRILEAAEVHQVVNSDFYAGAMTDMGSGHLHPLNLLLGEAVVAQQLGVRLFEQSQVTRIEYGPRVRVHTASGTVNAGQLVLACNAYLRDLQPQLSGKVLPAGSYVIATEPLGEERARALIPQNMAMCDQRVALDYYRLSADHRLVFGGACHYSGRDPADIAAYMRPKMLRVFPQLAEVKIDYQWGGMIGIGANRLPQIGKLPEQANVFYAQAYAGHGINATHLAASLLGAAVSGQASSGFELFDRVPHMTFPGGKHLRAPLLAMGMMWEQIKEAF; translated from the coding sequence ATGCTTTCTCTGACTCCGCAAAACCAGCCAGCCCCCTCCTGGTATATCGCTTCCGCCAATATGCGTCTGAACTGCCCGCCCCTTGCTGGGGTTGTGGAGGCGGACGTATGCATCGTCGGCGGCGGCTATACCGGGGTGAATACTGCTATCGAACTGGCCGAACGTGGGTTGTCGGTGGTGTTGCTGGAGGCCAGTCAGATCGGCTGGGGTGCCAGTGGACGCAATGGTGGGCAGTTGATTCGTGGCGTCGGCCATGGCCTGGAGCAGTTCACCAATGTGATTGGTGAGCAGGGTGTGCGCGAGCTCAAGCTGATGGGGCTGGAAGCCGTGCAGTTGGTCAAGCGCCGGGTCGAGAAGCACGATATCGCCTGCGATCTGACCTGGGGCTACGCCGACCTGGCGAACAAGCCGCGGCATCTGGATGCTTTTCGCGCCGAGATGCAGGAGCTGCGCGAGCTGGGTTACGGCGCCGAGATGCGCATTCTTGAAGCCGCCGAGGTGCATCAGGTGGTGAACTCCGACTTCTATGCCGGAGCGATGACGGATATGGGCTCCGGCCATCTGCACCCGCTCAATCTGTTGTTGGGTGAAGCGGTTGTTGCTCAGCAGTTGGGTGTGCGTTTATTTGAGCAGTCGCAGGTAACCCGCATCGAATATGGCCCCAGGGTCAGAGTGCACACCGCTAGCGGCACCGTCAACGCCGGCCAATTGGTACTGGCGTGCAATGCCTACCTGCGCGATCTGCAGCCCCAGCTGAGTGGCAAGGTGCTGCCCGCCGGCAGCTATGTGATCGCTACCGAGCCACTGGGAGAGGAGCGCGCACGTGCCCTGATCCCGCAGAATATGGCGATGTGTGATCAGCGTGTAGCCTTGGATTATTACCGCTTGTCCGCTGACCATCGCCTGGTGTTCGGTGGTGCCTGCCATTACTCCGGGCGGGACCCTGCGGACATAGCCGCCTATATGCGGCCGAAGATGCTGCGCGTGTTTCCACAATTGGCCGAGGTTAAAATCGACTATCAGTGGGGCGGTATGATCGGCATAGGTGCCAACCGCTTGCCGCAAATCGGCAAGCTGCCGGAGCAGGCCAACGTCTTTTACGCCCAGGCCTACGCTGGCCACGGCATCAATGCCACGCACCTGGCGGCGAGTCTGCTGGGCGCGGCCGTAAGTGGCCAGGCCAGCAGCGGCTTCGAGCTGTTCGACCGGGTACCGCACATGACTTTCCCCGGCGGCAAACACTTGCGAGCGCCGCTGCTGGCGATGGGCATGATGTGGGAACAGATCAAGGAAGCGTTTTGA